Proteins from a single region of Rhinatrema bivittatum chromosome 13, aRhiBiv1.1, whole genome shotgun sequence:
- the LOC115075205 gene encoding LOW QUALITY PROTEIN: glycine amidinotransferase, mitochondrial-like (The sequence of the model RefSeq protein was modified relative to this genomic sequence to represent the inferred CDS: deleted 1 base in 1 codon): MLRVRCVRGGSRGAEAVHYIGSRLSKRFTGWVQRTFQSTQAAAASQTTCSADDKVTDPVTKDHPVCSYNEWDPLEEVIVGRAENAYVPPFSVEVKANTYEKYWPFYQKYGGQSFPKEHVKKAVAEIEEMCNILKMEGVTVRRPELIDWSMRYTTPDFESSGLYAAMPRDILLVVGNEIIEAPMAWRARFFEYRAYRPLIKEYFRRGAKWTTAPKPTMSNELYDQDYPIRTVEDRHKLAAQGKFVTTEFEPCFDAADFMRAGRDIFAQRSQVTNYLGIEWMRRHLAPDYRIHIISFKDPNPMHIDATFNIIGPGLVLSNPDRPCHQIELFKKAGWTVVTPPTPVMPDDHPLWMSSKWLSMNVLMLDEKRVMVDANELSIQKMFEKLGISTVKVNIRHANSLGGGFHCWTCDVRRRGTLQSYFD, encoded by the exons ATGCTGCGGGTGAGGTGTGTGAGAGGAGGCAGCCGGGGAGCTGAAGCAGTGCATTACATTGGATCCAGG CTATCAAAAAGGTTCACGGGATGGGTGCAGCGAACTTTCCAAAGCACCCAGGCAGCGGCAGCTTCTCAGACAACCTGCTCCGCTGATGATAAAGTTACTGACCCGGTTACTAAGGACCACCCTGTCTGCTCCTACAACGAATGGGACCCACTGGAGGAAGTGATTGTAGGGAGAGCGGAAAATGCCTACGTTCCACCCTTCTCTGTGGAAGTTAAG GCAAACACATATGAAAAGTATTGGCCATTTTATCAGAAATATGGAGGTCAAAGTTTCCCCAAGGAACATGTA AAAAAGGCAGTTGCTGAAATTGAGGAAAtgtgtaatattttgaaaatggaaGGCGTAACTGTTAGGAGACCTGAACTGATTGACTGGTCAATGAGATACACAACACCTGATTTTGAGTCTTCAG GTTTGTATGCTGCCATGCCGAGGGATATTCTGCTGGTGGTTGGGAATGAAATCATCGAGGCTCCGATGGCTTGGCGTGCTCGATTCTTCGAGTACAGAGCTTACCGGCCTCTGATAAAAGAGTACTTTCGCCGCGGGGCGAAGTGGACAACCGCGCCTAAGCCCACCATGTCCAATGAGCTCTATGATCAG GACTACCCAATCCGTACCGTGGAAGACCGCCATAAACTAGCCGCCCAGGGGAAATTCGTCACCACTGAATTTGAGCCCTGTTTTGATGCTGCTGACTTCATGAGAGCTGGGAGAGACATCTTTGCCCAGAGAAGccag gTTACTAACTACCTGGGCATTGAGTGGATGCGCAGACATTTAGCTCCAGATTATAGAATTCATATCATCTCCTTTAAAGACCCTAACCCAATGCACATTGATGCCACCTTTAATATTATTGGGCCAGGCCTTGTGCTATCCAATCCGGACCGTCCTTGTCATCAG ATCGAATTGTTCAAGAAGGCAGGATGGACTGTAGTTACTCCTCCAACACCAGTGATGCCAGACG ATCATCCTCTGTGGATGTCCTCCAAATGGCTGTCCATGAATGTCCTAATGCTGGATGAAAAGCGTGTGATGGTGGATGCCAACGAGCTCTCAattcagaaaatgtttgagaaGTTAG GTATTTCTACCGTCAAAGTGAATATTCGCCATGCAAATTCTTTGGGGGGAGGCTTCCACTGCTGGACCTGTGACGTGCGTCGCCGTGGCACCCTGCAGTCTTACTTTGACTAG